Below is a genomic region from Miscanthus floridulus cultivar M001 chromosome 1, ASM1932011v1, whole genome shotgun sequence.
TCGACTGACACACATTGCTTTGTTTGGTTCCATCTGGCTAGTTTAAAGACTGCAAGCTTCTAAAAGGGCAGCGCAAAGGGAACAAATCACCGGAGGCAGATTTGAAAACGAAAAATATGAACATAGAAGATTTTGCCACGGAGGTTCATGACCATGGTGATACCATCCAATGCTTCATAGAGATTGAAGGTATTAGCAATTCTTTCCATTTCATTTTTTATTCTGAACTTCAGTCTAGTGAAGCGACTTAAACCTTGCGATCCCGGCAGAATTCACCGTGAGGTTCCTGAGCTTCTACAGATCTATAGTGGCAAAGAACTCGAATAGAGGCAGTGCTCAATGAAGAACGACTCATCGCTTGTTTCTAAAGATCACCTTGTTGGGGCTCTTGTACCTTTGGTAACTAAATAAGATGCGGTGTGTCTAATGTCTTCATATATTGTAAAATTTACCTGTATATGATGATCCCGTTTGTATGCACTTGTGCCATGCAGTTTCACATACATATCTTACTATCATATAAAAATAAAATTGTAATATGAAAAAGGGGAATTTTGCTCAGGGACACTGAAGAATGGCGTTATTTGCCACTGGACACCGCCAACTTGCTTATTGGCTCAGTACCATTATGAATCACAGTTTATTTGGCAGAAGACATCGTAGTCATTAGTTTACTCTTTTCTGTCATTTTGGAGAGAGAATATGTACCGAATGGACTAAGTTGCCCCTGGCTCGCTAGTGCACTGCCTATATGGTTCGGTTGAACCAAGTCGTGCGACCCGTGCGACCGTCTTCCTCCTCCAGCCGCCATCCCCATCCGTTCCCCGTCTCACCCGCCGgtcgtcttcctcctccagcTATCCTCGGCCGTTCCCCGTCTCACCCGCCGgtcgtcttcctcctccagcTATCCTCGGCCGTTCCCCGTCTCACCCGCCGgtcgtcttcctcctccagcCATCCCCGGCCATGGTTTGGCGCAACACCCTCGGCTATTAGCCTCTCGAACATCTCGATCGCCTTATCCCCCATGCCATGGTAGCCATATCCAGCAATCAGAGCGTTCCATGAGATCAAGTTCCTCCTAGGCATCCTCTCAAAGACATTCCTCGCGTCCTCCATCCTTCCCCATTTGCAATACAAGTCCACAAGCGCCGTGTTCCCAACAATGTCCAGTGGCAATCCTCTCTGGATCAAGCCAGCGTGCGCCTGCTTCGCATGCTCCAGCAGCCCCAACCTAGAGAACACCCCTAGCATGGTCGAGAATGTGAACTGGTCCATGGCGACATGACTCCTGCACATTTCTTGGTACAGCTCCAGCGCCTCCTCGCTGTGGCCATGAAGCACAAACGCCGCCAACATGGAGTTCCACGCGACGACGCTCGTCCGATGAGGCCGTGGCAGCCCGTCAAACACCCGCCTCGCCTCATCAATCAAGCCGCACTTGCTGTACATGTCGAGCAGTGCGCACGCCAGGTACCGGTCAGCGACGTCACCACACGCCCCCGCCTTGACAACGCAGCAGTGCAGCTGCCGCCCGGCTCGCGCCGACCCCGAGGACGTAGCCGCACTGAGAACCACCACGAGGGACCTCGGCGGCGGCGCGTCCCCGCCGGCCGCCTCCGCCCGCATCTCCCGGAACAGCGCCAGCGCGATGCGGGGGCGGCCCCGGTCGACGAGGCCGCCCATCATGATCCCCCACGTGACGCCGTTCCGGTCGGGCATCCCGTCGAACGCCCGGCACGCCTCGGCGAGCATGCCGCACTCGAGGTACGCCCGCAGGACGTGGTTGTGCGTGTACAGGTCGAGCTCGAAGCCGGAGCTCTCGACGTGCCaggccaccgccgcggccgcgccAGGCTCccgcagcgcggcggcggcgagcagcaGCGCGTGGTAGGTGCGCACCGGGAGCGGCGTGAAGGGAGCCCCCGCGCGGGCCAGGCGGAATAGGTCGAGCGCCTCAGCATGGCGGCCCGCCGCCACGTGCTGCTCGATAGCGGCGCAGAGGGCGGGGAGGCCGATGGGGttgggccggggccgggg
It encodes:
- the LOC136462475 gene encoding pentatricopeptide repeat-containing protein At5g50390, chloroplastic-like; translation: MPLVEPDCVGQSSGDDLASAASSGTARSPAPRPRPRPRPNPIGLPALCAAIEQHVAAGRHAEALDLFRLARAGAPFTPLPVRTYHALLLAAAALREPGAAAAVAWHVESSGFELDLYTHNHVLRAYLECGMLAEACRAFDGMPDRNGVTWGIMMGGLVDRGRPRIALALFREMRAEAAGGDAPPPRSLVVVLSAATSSGSARAGRQLHCCVVKAGACGDVADRYLACALLDMYSKCGLIDEARRVFDGLPRPHRTSVVAWNSMLAAFVLHGHSEEALELYQEMCRSHVAMDQFTFSTMLGVFSRLGLLEHAKQAHAGLIQRGLPLDIVGNTALVDLYCKWGRMEDARNVFERMPRRNLISWNALIAGYGYHGMGDKAIEMFERLIAEGVAPNHGRGWLEEEDDRRVRRGTAEDSWRRKTTGG